TGGGCCAATGGTCTACCTTCGTGAAGGACTCAAAGAGAAGGGGATGGGGCCACTCGGAAAGGTTCTAAGCGTCATGTTTGCGGTGCTCTGTATTGGGGGCTCATTTGGTGGCGGCAATATGTTCCAGGCCAACCAGAGCTTTGAGGCTGTGTCCTATCTGATTCCCGCAATGGGTGGTGGAAAGGCCGAAGGTGTGACCGAGCTCTATGTGCCGGCTCCGATCGAGTTGCAAGCCAAGTCCCACCTCGTTCGATTTCAAACCGAAGACGGCAAAGTCTACCACCCTAAGGTTCACCTAGAGTTTGGTGTAAATGACTGGGAAGATTATGATGGCGCATTCCGCGTTGAAGTGCCCGTCATCGCTGCGAAGAGTAGCTCCGTCTTCAATGTTGGCCCCAAAGAGGTGTCCATCCTTGAGGTCGGTGTGGTCCAAAACCGCGAAGTCAAATGGACCAAACAAGAGAATATCACCGTTCTTAATCCAGACGCCCTTGTTGGCGGCTCAGGCCACTTCGGCTGGCTCTACGGAATCCTGCTCGCCGTGTTGGTTGGAATCGTCATCGTTGGCGGCATCAAACGCATCGGAAAGGTCGCTGATAAGATCGTCCCAGCCATGTGTGTGTTCTACGTGTTGACCGGCGTAGTGATTCTTCTGATTCACTTCTCAGACATTCCCAGCGCAATCTCAGAAATCGTTGGCCAGGCCTTTAATCCCGACGCGATGTACGGCGGGTTCCTCGGAGTTCTGATCACCGGAATTCAACGCGCCGCGTTCTCAAACGAAGCAGGCGTGGGTTCAGCGGCCATCGCCCACTCAGCAGCAAAGACCAAATATCCTGTGCGCGAGGGACTTGTCGCGCTGCTCGAGCCATTCATCGACACGATCATCATCTGCTCAATGACGGGACTCGTCATCGTGATTACAGGCGTTTACGCGGACCCAACAACGGCCGGCCTCTCAGGCGTTCAGCTCACAACAGCAGCATTTGAGGAGTCCCTCTCAACCTGGGCGGGCCTCTTGCTCAGTGTGTCCGTGGTGCTCTTCGCGTTCTCGACAATGATCTCTTGGAGCTATTACGGTGAGCGCTGCTGGTCCTACCTCTTCGGAAAGGACCAAACCCAGCCTTATCGCTATATCTTCTGCTTCTTCGTGTGGTTGGGTTGTGTGACGAGCCTCCAAAACGTCATCGACTTCTCGGACCTCATGATCCTCTCGATGGCATTCCCGAACATCATTGGATGTGTGCTTCTCAGCGGAAAGGTCAAGACTGCCATCGACGAGTATTGGGCGGACTACAAGGCTGGAAGGCTCATCAAGTACAAGTAGATTCAGAGGCGGAAGTGATAGTTCCACGCCACGCCGATCCACGAGTACACGGGATAGCGATTGAGGTCGGTAGATAACGCGTGAATCTCGGCGAAGAGCGTCCACGAAGATTCTCTAGACGTGCGCCAATCAACACCGAGCGAGAGCTTGGCTCCAAAATTAGCCTCAATCTCTTGCTCAGGAGTTGGCGCCGAATCCAAATAGAAAGTCGGTCCAAGCCCTAACCAGGGCACATACGAGAATACGTCTAAGTTGTAACGTAGATTGAGTGATGTGAGCGCTACCCACTCGGAAGGAAGTTCCCCACTTTCAGGGTGGTATGAACCACCGGCATCAAGCGCGATCGACCAAAAATCGTTCAACCCGAGGCGCGTGCCTAGCTGTGCGCCGGCCCCCCACAAACCCGACTCACCGAGGGTGTTTAGGTTTGCCGCACCCGCACCCGCCCAAATGGTAAGTTCATCAGCCTGACTTTCTGTGGAAAGCGCCATCAAAAGGCAAAAAACGATGGGTTCAAAGCGATATTTCAAGCCGTTGCTCCGGGTTGACACCTCTAGGGTGCCTCATTATAGTCCCGCCTTCGTCGCGGCGGCCATCCACCTTGGTCGAGCGGAACGTGAGTGTAAGGAGACGCCACATGGGCATCAAGATCAAAAAGAAGACTTCAAGTGACGAACCCGAGGTTCTCGAAGGCGAGATAGACGGGGAGGGGTTTGATAACGACGTCGACGCTTTGCCCGAAGAAGACGAGGTGGCTGTTGTCCTGCCCGCCTTCACCGGCGGCAAGAAGCGCTCGGTGCTCGAAGACAACCCAAAGGTCATCTTCGCTGGAGTCGCAGTCGTGGCCTTACTTGTCGTGGCTGGTTTCGGTGTGGTCGAGTTCCTCGAGTCTCAGCGACTCGAAGCTTCCAAGAGCCTAAATCCAGCATTCCAAGCTTATCTCCTCGAAGTCGAAGGCTCGCCATCACTCGAGCCGCTGAAGCAGCGTGAGAACTTAAAACTTCCCACCTTGCATGCCGACGAAGAGACGAAGTGGAAAGCCGTCTACGACGCTTCCTCCGCCGCCACAAGCACGGACGTCAAAGACGCTGCCAAACTCATGAAAGCTGCTTCAGCGGTACATCTTGATAAGCATGAGGAAGCAGCCACCATCTACGCCGATGTCGCAAAGAGCCCAGAGCTCGAGCCTTCTTTGAAGCTCGCTGCCGAGCTCGGTCAGGTCAATGCGCATGCTTCCGCTGAAGAGTGGGACAAAGCTCTTGAGGCTCTCGCGCGCGCGGAGGCCGGCGGTGAGGACATCGCCAAGTTGCTTCGCTACCAGCGCGCCCGACTCTTAGAAGCCTCTGGTAAAGTCAAAGAAGCGAAAGAGCTCTATCATGAGATCATTGAGTCCGAGCCGACCAATATCTACAAAGCAGATATCGAGCGACGTCTTGCAATCCTCTAAATTACGAATTTCATTGGTGGTTGCCTTCCTGCTTCAGGCGGGATGTGCAGCTTTCGGAACTACCGACACCGGGATTTCTCTGACGACCAAGCCTGATACCCCAGCGCCTGAATTCGTCTTCCATTGGGACCATCAGCTCGTTAAGCCTTCCACGTTCAGTACTCATCCTGGAGAGTTTGCTGCGCCCGCGCATTCAGCCGGAACCGACGAAGTTGTGGTCGGCACCTCAAATGGCGAGTTGACCAAGCTACAGGCCTCAAACGGCGAGATTCTCTGGCAGATTCGACTCAAGGCAGCGCTTTCGTCAAAGCCACTGGTTGCGCGAAACACCGTGTACGCATCGACTTTTGGAGGGCAATTCGTCGCTCTAGATCTCTTCAGCGGCGAAACACGTTGGGAAGTCGACCTTGGAACCACGGCCGAAGCCACACCGGTCTTTTCAGAAGGTCGCGTTCTGGTCAAAGACAATACCGACGTTCTGAGGGCGCTCGACGCAGATACCGGTGAGGAACTCTGGCGCTACAGCCGGCCGACTCCCGAATACTTTGTCATGCGCCAATCCGAAGCTATCGCTGTGGACGCGGGCGAGGTG
This Microvenator marinus DNA region includes the following protein-coding sequences:
- a CDS encoding PQQ-binding-like beta-propeller repeat protein, which codes for MQSSKLRISLVVAFLLQAGCAAFGTTDTGISLTTKPDTPAPEFVFHWDHQLVKPSTFSTHPGEFAAPAHSAGTDEVVVGTSNGELTKLQASNGEILWQIRLKAALSSKPLVARNTVYASTFGGQFVALDLFSGETRWEVDLGTTAEATPVFSEGRVLVKDNTDVLRALDADTGEELWRYSRPTPEYFVMRQSEAIAVDAGEVFAGFSDGHLVSLQLETGELLWGVDLSAGAESLMDVNQAPIVREDSVIASSYSGGVYSLDRASGEINWRQALANITDLHHHQGFLYVTQAIGRASAYDADTGEPIWGFKLANTNSATGVVAFGPYLLLSTSEATYVLDRASGYPHNKLLGYSKVSSKLTFGADRLYMLSDRGVITAFQLGW
- a CDS encoding alanine/glycine:cation symporter family protein produces the protein MLVQYMRRYAAILFLLFVISGLGFVTGGDVDAMQRSVNDGVGIVVAYMATVIFWSFPGFKMPLVVIVLITGAIFFTFRFAFINIRGMKHAAEVVTGVYDDPEAEGEVNHFQALSSALSATVGLGNIGGVALAVSMGGPGAVFWMVAAAFFGMASKFTECTLGQMYREVDSDGHVRGGPMVYLREGLKEKGMGPLGKVLSVMFAVLCIGGSFGGGNMFQANQSFEAVSYLIPAMGGGKAEGVTELYVPAPIELQAKSHLVRFQTEDGKVYHPKVHLEFGVNDWEDYDGAFRVEVPVIAAKSSSVFNVGPKEVSILEVGVVQNREVKWTKQENITVLNPDALVGGSGHFGWLYGILLAVLVGIVIVGGIKRIGKVADKIVPAMCVFYVLTGVVILLIHFSDIPSAISEIVGQAFNPDAMYGGFLGVLITGIQRAAFSNEAGVGSAAIAHSAAKTKYPVREGLVALLEPFIDTIIICSMTGLVIVITGVYADPTTAGLSGVQLTTAAFEESLSTWAGLLLSVSVVLFAFSTMISWSYYGERCWSYLFGKDQTQPYRYIFCFFVWLGCVTSLQNVIDFSDLMILSMAFPNIIGCVLLSGKVKTAIDEYWADYKAGRLIKYK